A region from the bacterium genome encodes:
- a CDS encoding U32 family peptidase: MKILAPIDNINELEGLITEGADEFYGGFIPYAWFREYGAAGSLNRRNFLSAQIKSEKELSKIVEIIHSHKKRFYLALNQKLFFSSQYPFMNNFIKYIAGIHVDGIITADLGFNLYLKKEDYNIPVILSTLAQVMNSGSAGFYRELGIKRIVLSRDLSLKEIKKIVNENPSLEFEVLILIGKCFNLEGFCTYEHCNPNRIWPCNQEYKITFNKEVNFENEVARQIKAWSQTRRTDACGLCALNYLKKINIKSLKIVGRGASYERKIKTVKSLKFLLDYLKNKKNIENEMFYALAKKKYENIFGHSCVKANCYFPELAI; this comes from the coding sequence ATGAAAATACTTGCGCCAATTGATAATATCAATGAGTTAGAGGGATTAATTACGGAGGGAGCTGATGAGTTCTACGGCGGTTTTATACCCTATGCCTGGTTCAGGGAATATGGGGCCGCGGGTTCTCTCAACAGGAGAAATTTTCTGTCTGCACAGATAAAAAGTGAAAAAGAACTTTCAAAGATTGTTGAAATTATCCATTCTCATAAAAAGCGTTTTTATCTTGCTTTAAATCAAAAACTGTTTTTTTCCAGTCAATACCCGTTCATGAATAATTTTATAAAATATATTGCGGGTATACATGTTGACGGCATTATTACCGCCGACCTGGGATTTAACCTTTATCTTAAAAAAGAGGACTATAATATCCCTGTTATTCTTTCAACGCTTGCGCAGGTAATGAACAGCGGCTCTGCCGGATTTTATCGTGAATTGGGAATTAAAAGGATTGTTTTATCACGTGATTTAAGCTTGAAAGAAATTAAGAAAATAGTAAACGAAAATCCGTCTCTTGAATTTGAGGTTTTAATACTTATCGGAAAATGCTTTAATTTGGAAGGTTTTTGCACCTATGAACATTGTAATCCAAACCGTATCTGGCCCTGTAACCAGGAATATAAAATAACTTTTAATAAAGAAGTTAATTTTGAAAACGAGGTTGCAAGACAGATTAAAGCCTGGAGCCAGACCAGGCGGACAGATGCATGTGGATTATGCGCCTTAAATTATCTGAAGAAAATCAATATAAAAAGCTTAAAAATAGTCGGCCGGGGTGCAAGCTATGAACGAAAAATAAAAACGGTAAAATCTCTTAAATTTCTTTTGGATTATTTAAAAAATAAAAAAAATATTGAAAATGAAATGTTTTACGCTTTAGCCAAAAAAAAATATGAAAATATTTTCGGACATAGCTGCGTAAAAGCAAATTGCTATTTTCCGGAGCTGGCCATATGA